GGTTGTGAAGGAGCCCGCCTAAGATGGTAAATGTTCGTTTTCTTCCAGCCGATCGCTCCATCACCGTTGAAAAAGGGACCACCATCCTGGAAGCGGCGCGGCTGGCCGGTGTCCTTATCGAATCCCCATGTAACGGAGCCGTGGTCTGCGGCAAATGTACAGTTTATCTGGACCCGGACTCGTTGCCGCACATCGTCCGGCGCGGAGGCCATCACCTTTCCCAGCGACAGGAGCGGGCCGGGCAGGTTCTCTCCTGCGAGGCGGAGGTGATCGGGGATATTGCTGTGGTCCTTCCAGAACTGGCGGAGCAGGATCTGAAAATAACCAGCCATGGCCGTGCCGTGGCCGTAGCCCTGGCGCCGTATGTCATCAAGGAATACGTGGCGGAAAGGGATGTAACGCTGGTTTATCATGGAGCGGAAGTTGCCTTGGAGGAAGAAGGGGATACTGCAGGAGACGCATATGGTGTGGTGGTCGATATCGGTACGACTACCTTGGTCGTTTCCATCGTCGATCTGAATAATGGTGTGGAACTGGCCCATTCTTCGGCCCTCAATCCCCAGAGCCGCCATGCCCAGGATGTCCTTTCCAGGATCAGGATCGCCTGTGACCAGAAGGGGCTCTCGGAGATGCGGTCCGGTGTGATCGGGGAGATCAACCGGTTGATCGATGAGATCGCAGGCAAGGCCGGGGTGCGACATGAGCGCATCTATGAGGTAATCTTCAGTGGTAATACCTGCATGCTCCACCTTGCTGCCGGCATTAATCCCCGTTCCCTTGGCCAGTATCCCTATAAGCCCGAACTGAACGGTGGCAATTGGCTCTCAGGGACAGAGGTGGGGCTTGCCATAGCAAAAAACGGTATCGTTTACCTGCCCCCCATCATTTCTGCCTACGTGGGGGCCGACATCACTGCCGGATTGCAGGCAGTACGGCTCCACGAGGAGCAGGGGACGGTTCTATTTGTCGACATCGGTACCAACGGCGAGATGGCCATTGTCCATAACGGTAAGCTTTGGGCCACTTCCACCGCCGCGGGGCCAGCCTTTGAGGGAATGAACATCACCTTCGGCATGAGGGCGGGTGAGGGAGCCATCGAACGCTTTGTCATCCTCAAAGACGGCAATATCAGACTCAAGACCATCGGCAATGCTCCGGCTGTGGGCATCTGCGGCAGCGGTCTCATGGATATCGTCGCCGATCTGGTGGCCCACGGCATCATAACCAAAAATGGCAAGTTTGTTTCGCCTGATGAGCCCAATCTTTTTTCCCCACTTGCAGCGCGACTTATGAAAGTCGATGGCAAGCCGGTCTTCAGCCTGACCGATAAGGTTTACCTGTCCCAGAAGGACATTCGCCAGGTGCAGCTGGCCAAAGGAGCGATCCGGGCGGGGGTGGAGTTCCTGCTGCGCCATACGGGGGTAACGGCTGCTGTTCTGGACAAGGTGCTCATTGCAGGTTCCTTCGGTTTCCATCTTACCGCCGAAAGCCTTGTCACCATTGGGCTTCTACCTCCCGAAACAGCAGGTTGCATCGAATTTGTCGGCAACACCGCCAAAAGCGGCGGCGAAGCTTTTCTCCTCAATCGTGACAGTCGCATGGAGATGCAGCAACTGGTAGCAGCGGTTCATGTGGTGGAACTTGTCAACTGTCCCGATTTCGATCGCATTTTCATAGATTGCCTTTCCTTTTGAACAGAGAAGGGGGGGCCTGATTCTGAGCCCTCACTACTGCAG
This region of Geotalea daltonii FRC-32 genomic DNA includes:
- a CDS encoding ASKHA domain-containing protein, whose translation is MVNVRFLPADRSITVEKGTTILEAARLAGVLIESPCNGAVVCGKCTVYLDPDSLPHIVRRGGHHLSQRQERAGQVLSCEAEVIGDIAVVLPELAEQDLKITSHGRAVAVALAPYVIKEYVAERDVTLVYHGAEVALEEEGDTAGDAYGVVVDIGTTTLVVSIVDLNNGVELAHSSALNPQSRHAQDVLSRIRIACDQKGLSEMRSGVIGEINRLIDEIAGKAGVRHERIYEVIFSGNTCMLHLAAGINPRSLGQYPYKPELNGGNWLSGTEVGLAIAKNGIVYLPPIISAYVGADITAGLQAVRLHEEQGTVLFVDIGTNGEMAIVHNGKLWATSTAAGPAFEGMNITFGMRAGEGAIERFVILKDGNIRLKTIGNAPAVGICGSGLMDIVADLVAHGIITKNGKFVSPDEPNLFSPLAARLMKVDGKPVFSLTDKVYLSQKDIRQVQLAKGAIRAGVEFLLRHTGVTAAVLDKVLIAGSFGFHLTAESLVTIGLLPPETAGCIEFVGNTAKSGGEAFLLNRDSRMEMQQLVAAVHVVELVNCPDFDRIFIDCLSF